One genomic segment of Arachis duranensis cultivar V14167 chromosome 4, aradu.V14167.gnm2.J7QH, whole genome shotgun sequence includes these proteins:
- the LOC107484286 gene encoding uncharacterized protein LOC107484286 has product MPPSFDMIYKMHPPREAWRLKVKVLRLWVVPSFGNHEVSNSMKMILLDEHCEKIQATVKKPLLNRFRDHIVEGQVYRMAYFTVVSNHGSYRATSHEFKLVFLHQTTVVAVDEDVIPKTCLNMLYLFGIDVIGLLTSVEEEKEYTKEGKFLTARCALFGDYVNQVNHFLASGYVEQPVVVIQLAKVKFFWGQVGLQNVMYATQMLFNHDLPKVVEFRKSMVEQGVNGTQPLFIANEGKVVSLEDDFMRFTKKCTIEELQDNNQGSFIIFGTIRGIVEDGGWWDSACVYGKGIYPQNGAYYCDFCLKHITNVTPRFKIKITVEDHSGEDIFLLFDREASYLLKKSCVDLFTEVQRDASLVCGDTYPPIFQGLIGKKLLLKVDTKGVPHDTFYSTFRVKRICDDPTIIAMFELLDYDADDESTPKMELDLHKSVPCGKRNIGIKKESSKTFIKSEKVAGESSRILSKSLVLIDFLAVAVFGGTEFVALINGEDEKDEITPSNDTISDDLSAEIDILLSSPEKKLK; this is encoded by the exons ATGCCTCCTTCATTTGATATGATTTATAAGATGCATCCTCCTAGAGAGGCTTGGAGGCTAAAAGTTAAGGTTCTAAGGCTTTGGGTTGTACCATCTTTTGGGAATCATGAGGTTTCTAACTCAATGAAGATGATTCTTCTTGATGAGCAT TGTGAAAAAATTCAAGCTACAGTTAAGAAACCACTCCTTAATAGGTTTAGGGATCATATAGTTGAAGGTCAAGTTTATAGAATGGCATACTTTACTGTTGTGTCAAATCATGGTAGTTATAGAGCAACTTCTCATGAATTCAAACTGGTTTTCCTTCACCAAACCACTGTTGTAGCTGTTGATGAAGATGTTATCCCTAAGACTTGTTTAAACAT GTTGTATTTATTTGGAATAGATGTCATTGGCCTTTTAACTTCagtggaagaagagaaagaatatacaaaagagggaaaatt TCTTACAGCGAGATGTGCATTGTTTGGGGACTATGTTAATCAAGTAAATCATTTTCTTGCCTCTGGCTATGTGGAGCAGCCTGTTGTAGTCATTCAACTTGCAAAAGTCAAGTTCTTTTGGG GTCAAGTAGGCCTTCAAAATGTGATGTATGCCACTCAAATGTTATTTAATCATGATCTTCCTAAAGTTGTTGAATTCAGGAAGAG tatggTTGAGCAAGGTGTCAATGGTACCCAGCCACTGTTTATTGCAAATGAGGGTAAAGTTGTCTCCTTGGAAGATGATTTCATGCGTTTTACTAAAAAATGCACTATTGAAGAGCTTCAAGATAACAATCAG GGTTCTTTTATCATTTTTGGTACAATCCGAGGTATTGTTGAGGATGGAGGTTGGTGGGATTCTGCTTGTGTGTATGGAAAGGGTATCTATCCTCAAAATGGTGCATATTACTGTGATTTTTGTTTGAAGCACATAACTAATGTGACTCCAAG atttaaaattaaaataacagttGAAGATCATAGTGGGGAGGATATTTTCCTTCTCTTTGATCGTGAGGCATCTTATTTGCTTAAGAAATCATGTGTTGACTTATTTACTGAGGTTCAAAGAGATGCAAGT CTTGTATGTGGGGATACTTATCCTCCCATATTCCAAGGGCTCATTGGAAAGAAGTTACTGCTGAAGGTTGATACCAAAGGTGTCCCACATGATACATTTTATAGCACTTTTCGAGTTAAGAGAATATGTGATGATCCCACCATTATTGCCATGTTTGAACTTCTTGATTATGATGCTGATGACGAGTCTACTCCAAAAATG GAGCTTGATTTACACAAGTCTGTTCCCTGTGGAAAAAGAAATATTGGTATTAAGAAGGAGTCATCAAAGACTTTTATCAAGAGTGAGAAAGTTGCTGGTGAGTCTTCTAGGATTTTATCTAAATCCCTAGTTCTTATAGATTTTCTGGCTGTTGCTGTTTTTGGAGGGACTGAGTTTGTTGCGTTAATTAATGGTGAAGATGAAAAAGATGAGATAACACCCAGCAATGATACTATTAGTGATGATCTTTCTGCTGAAATAGATATATTGCTTAGCTCACCAGAAAAAAAACTCAAGTGa